One Castanea sativa cultivar Marrone di Chiusa Pesio chromosome 4, ASM4071231v1 DNA window includes the following coding sequences:
- the LOC142632206 gene encoding probably inactive leucine-rich repeat receptor-like protein kinase At5g48380, with translation MALNSRVLLSALFCIIFVWSFLEISNGTETDIYCLKSIKDSLEDPYNRLKDSWNFSNKTEGSICRFTGVECWYPDESKVLNIRLSGMMLRGQFPRGIKNCSSLTGLDLSDNELSGPLPIDIAELFPYVTSLDLSVNKLSGEIPKSIGNCSYLNVLKLDNNQLTGEIPPEMSKLKRLSRLNVSNNQLSGSVPVFDSGLIIAESFANNKKLCGGPLEPCPKRGLRFDFSFKSGFLVGYPASVVTAMAIFMYRYVGCMNGKQSNKKMTRSNKNKKADQVNRLQINRRVQEGIGKNSQLEGNVTRMNFTKLSEASNNFSTDNAIGPGKIGVTYKATLPNGSLLAVKRLHGCESFEKQFICELLALDRLRHNNIVPLLGFCRERKEKLLVYQYIPNGNLYDWLHARESNDKILEWPLRIKIAIGIAKGLVWLHHKCNFRVVHLNLSSSCILLDNKFEPKISNFGGSKISTFEGAVFMDSNETDSSNSSFVDNGVWELGFVKKDVYDFGLLLELIIGKELNQIDNYPNSLSESLVDWITHLLTSSSDVYSIIDKPLIGRGFDGEIFQFLRIACTCLKPFPAQRPTMLELYNTISILGERYGVTNDAEILRQSEIATASMSNEIVEVEIT, from the exons ATGGCTCTTAATTCCAGAGTGTTGTTGAGTGCTCTTTTTTGCATAATCTTTGTTTGGTCATTTCTTGAAATAAGCAACGGCACAGAGACTGATATCTACTGCTTGAAGTCAATAAAAGATTCACTTGAAGACCCTTACAACCGCCTTAAAGATTCATGGAACTTCAGCAACAAAACCGAAGGTTCCATTTGTAGATTTACCGGAGTTGAATGCTGGTACCCTGATGAGAGTAAGGTGTTAAATATCAGACTCAGCGGCATGATGCTCAGGGGCCAGTTCCCTCGGGGCATTAAAAACTGCTCTAGTTTAACAGGGTTAGACCTCTCCGATAATGAACTTTCAGGACCCCTTCCAATTGACATAGCTGAGCTTTTTCCGTATGTCACATCACTCGACCTCTCCGTCAACAAACTTTCTGGCGAAATCCCAAAGAGTATCGGCAATTGCAGTTATCTTAATGTTCTTAAACTTGACAATAACCAGCTCACCGGTGAAATCCCTCCCGAAATGAGCAAACTCAAACGTTTGAGTCGCCTCAATGTTTCTAACAATCAGTTGTCAGGGTCAGTCCCTGTCTTTGACAGTGGACTGATTATAGCCGAGAGCTTTGCTAACAACAAAAAACTATGTGGAGGGCCTTTGGAACCCTGTCCAAAGCGAGGACTGAGATTCGACTTTTCATTCAAAAGTGGGTTTCTAGTTGGTTATCCGGCTTCTGTAGTTACAGCAATGGCTATTTTTATGTACCGCTATGTTGGATGCATGAATGGCAAGCAAAGTAACAAGAAGATGACACGGTCGAACAAGAATAAAAAGGCTGATCAAGTTAACCGGTTGCAAATTAATCGGCGTGTGCAAGAAGGGATCGGAAAG AATTCTCAATTGGAGGGCAATGTTACTAGAATGAATTTTACGAAACTTAGTGAGGCATCTAACAATTTCAGCACAGACAATGCCATTGGGCCAGGAAAGATTGGGGTGACGTACAAAGCAACACTTCCAAATGGTTCACTTCTTGCAGTTAAGAGGTTACATGGCTGTGAATCATTTGAAAAACAATTCATATGTGAGCTATTAGCTTTGGATAGATTGAGACACAATAACATAGTTCCCCTCTTAGGATTCTGCAGAGAGAGGAAGGAAAAGCTTCTAGTGTATCAATATATACCGAATGGCAATCTTTATGATTGGCTACATGCAAGGGAAAGCAATGATAAGATCTTGGAATGGCCTTTGAGGATCAAAATTGCCATAGGGATAGCGAAAGGCTTAGTATGGCTTCACCATAAGTGTAATTTTCGAGTAGTCCATCTTAACTTGAGTTCAAGCTGTATCTTACTTGATAACAAATTTGAGCCCAAGATATCAAATTTTGGAGGGTCAAAAATATCAACTTTTGAAGGGGCAGTGTTCATGGATTCGAATGAGACTGACTCAAGCAATAGCTCTTTTGTAGACAATGGGGTATGGGAGTTGGGTTTTGTCAAAAAGGATGTCTATGACTTTGGACTTTTGCTTGAGCTAATTATAGGGAAGGAACTCAATCAAATCGATAATTATCCAAACAGTTTGAGTGAGAGTTTGGTTGATTGGATTACTCATCTTTTGACAAGTTCTTCCGATGTCTACAGTATCATTGATAAACCTTTGATTGGCCGAGGATTTGATGGTGAAATCTTTCAGTTTCTTAGAATTGCATGCACTTGTCTTAAGCCCTTTCCTGCTCAAAGGCCAACAATGCTTGAATTGTACAATACAATAAGTATTTTGGGGGAGAGATATGGCGTCACAAATGACGCAGAGATATTGCGTCAATCTGAAATTGCAACTGCAAGTATGTCAAACGAAATTGTTGAGGTAGAAATTACATAG